ATAAAAAAGTCCATAGAACTGCATAAGGAAAAAATGGACGAATCTCAAATAATCTATTCCTATTTAAGAAGTAAATCCATCAACCGTACATATGTTGTGATTTCTTCCAAATGGCTTAATAATCTAAATGATACAAGTATAGATAAGGCCATTAATAAATTATTATTTTCTATATCCCATTAGATTCTCCATAAAATCATTCTCCTAGTATAATACTTGTTAATTGCTATGATTTAATATTTTTTCTGTAAATTAATATTAGCTCATAAATAATTTAAATTTGAACTTGTGAAAAAATCATTGTAAACAAAGTTCCCTACAAATTGAGCAAGCCATTTCACGCACTTTATAATTTTCATTACTGCAGCAGGCATTTATAATAAGCGACCTATAAGCTTCCTTATAGTTATTACGCATATAGCATAATACATCTACCTTCCATTTCCAAAGTTCTTATGATTATACAGCCAGTTCACTTACACTCACTGGCTCTAATTGGTTTATATGTTTAAGTAAAGAGAATTGACTTATCTTCAAGTTAATTGGCAGCAGAAATTCATTATAAATTTCTGTTATTGCTTGTGAAGCCCTTCTAATATTAAGACAGTTACAAGGGGATGGTTTCTTCTCATAAATGTTTTTCTCCATAAGCTATCACCTTTCTTGATTTTCGTGTATTTACACTATAGGTATATTCCTTAAATAATGTTTTGTCAAATTGTATAAACCTTTTGTTTATAGTCTGAACCTGTATTTTTAAACTCTTTTACTAATTCACCCAAAATCATTTCCCTTGCTATGTGAAATAATATTTGCCTTGTAATCCACTATGTTTTATAAGTACTATATTATCTATAGTTTATTGTAGATATACACACAAAAAATAGGTTTAATTTTTGAAAAATATGATACAATATTTTAGCCACCTTTCTATATAAGAGCTTTATCTATTTACTCTATTTTAAACTTTATCAAAAATTTAGTTTTTTCTGTAATACTTTCTACAGATATAGTCCCATTATTTTTCTCAACTAATTGTTTAGTAATATACAGTCCGAATCCATGAAGATCATTTTGTTTAACTTTTGTAGAAAAACCTCTATTGAAAATTTTTTCTATTATATTTTCAGGAATAACATCTCCATTATCGCCTATTTCAATACAAAAGCTTCTATCCTCCTTAAAAGTTATAATAGATATTTCCTTATCTCCCGCATCCTAATTTGAATATAGTAGGTATTGGAATTCTTTTACACTACTTAAACAATTCTTCTACATCTACAGTAAATCCAGTAAAAATACTGGATATTATACTGCCACTATTTTCAGCAACATCAAGTTGATCATATAATCCATCATCATTAAGGCTATGTA
This window of the Clostridium kluyveri DSM 555 genome carries:
- a CDS encoding transcriptional regulator, with the protein product MEKNIYEKKPSPCNCLNIRRASQAITEIYNEFLLPINLKISQFSLLKHINQLEPVSVSELAV